Proteins encoded by one window of Salvia splendens isolate huo1 chromosome 7, SspV2, whole genome shotgun sequence:
- the LOC121740870 gene encoding uncharacterized protein LOC121740870 isoform X1 — MFGVLYGRPKFWLVLPYTRPTAAARLLRHTADRWEWCAARSSSGASSVWHTILPSYWRTTVSWRHDNHGEGSWNVAWDARPARWLHHAWLAAKIDVDLDSNSDVLVAADDDSVSKPNNYRVTGVTADGRCLFRAIAHMECLRKGQVAPDEVRQKQLADELRANVVQELLKRRKELEWFIDEEQCY; from the exons ACTCGACCCACGGCGGCGGCGCGTCTCCTCCGGCACACGGCCGACCGGTGGGAGTGGTGCGCTGCTAGAAGCAGCAGCGGCGCCTCCTCAGTATGGCACACCATTCTCCCGTCGTACTGGCGGACGACGGTATCGTGGCGCCACGACAATCACGGCGAAGGGTCGTGGAACGTGGCGTGGGACGCAAGGCCCGCACGGTGGCTCCATCACGCCTGGCTGGCCGCAAAGATTGATGTGGATCTTGACTCCAATTCCGACGTTTTGGTGGCCGCAGATGATGATTCTGTTTCCAAACCCAATAACTACCGGGTGACAG GCGTCACCGCGGATGGGAGATGCTTGTTTCGAGCGATTGCGCACATGGAGTGTTTGAGGAAAGGCCAAGTAGCCCCGGATGAAGTTCGTCAGAAACAATTGGCTGATGAATTAAGAGCTAAT GTGGTTCAAGAGCTCTTAAAGAGGCGAAAAGAATTAGAATG GTTTATTGATGAAGAGCAGTGTTATTAA
- the LOC121740870 gene encoding uncharacterized protein LOC121740870 isoform X2, producing the protein MFGVLYGRPKFWLVLPYTRPTAAARLLRHTADRWEWCAARSSSGASSVWHTILPSYWRTTVSWRHDNHGEGSWNVAWDARPARWLHHAWLAAKIDVDLDSNSDVLVAADDDSVSKPNNYRVTGVTADGRCLFRAIAHMECLRKGQVAPDEVRQKQLADELRANVY; encoded by the exons ACTCGACCCACGGCGGCGGCGCGTCTCCTCCGGCACACGGCCGACCGGTGGGAGTGGTGCGCTGCTAGAAGCAGCAGCGGCGCCTCCTCAGTATGGCACACCATTCTCCCGTCGTACTGGCGGACGACGGTATCGTGGCGCCACGACAATCACGGCGAAGGGTCGTGGAACGTGGCGTGGGACGCAAGGCCCGCACGGTGGCTCCATCACGCCTGGCTGGCCGCAAAGATTGATGTGGATCTTGACTCCAATTCCGACGTTTTGGTGGCCGCAGATGATGATTCTGTTTCCAAACCCAATAACTACCGGGTGACAG GCGTCACCGCGGATGGGAGATGCTTGTTTCGAGCGATTGCGCACATGGAGTGTTTGAGGAAAGGCCAAGTAGCCCCGGATGAAGTTCGTCAGAAACAATTGGCTGATGAATTAAGAGCTAAT GTTTATTGA